A region of the Candidatus Binataceae bacterium genome:
GTCAACGGGAGCGGTTTTAAGGGCGGTGCTACCCGTATCGACGCCAGCCTCTCTTCGCAATTCGTCTCTGCCCTGCTGCTGCCCGCCCCGCTGTGGCCCGAGGGTTTGCGCCTGACCATCGACGGCTTAGCCGCCGAACCCTTCGTGCTGATGACCCTCCGCCTGATGCAACGCGCGGGCATCCGCTGCACCATGGACGGTAACGCGGCCCTGATTCCGGGCGGCCAGCATTATCGCTGCGGCCACACGACGATCGAAGCCGACGCTTCCAGTGCCAGTTACTTCGCCGCCGCCGCGGTCATCTGCGCAGGGCGCGTGCGGCTTAATCATTTGCGCCGCGACTCGGTCCAGGGCGACGTTCACTTTCTTGATTTGCTCGAGCAGATGGGGGCGCGGGTAACGTGGCAGGAGGATGCGGTGGAAGTCGCCGGCGGCGATTTCCTGCGGGGCATGGACGTCGATATGAGCGGGCTGCCCGACATGGTACCAACCTTGGCGGTGCTGGCGCCGTTCGCCCACTCGCCCACCACCATCCGCAAAGTCCAGTTCATCCGCCATCACGAAAGCGACCGACTCCACGCTTTGGCCAACGAGCTGGCGCGGCTGGGGGTCACGGTTGACGAGCGCCCTGATGGATTGGTCATCTATCCCGCCACTCCCAAAGCCGCATCGGTCGAGACTTACGACGACCACCGGATCGCAATGAGCTTTTCCGTCCTTGGGCTGCGCGTCCCGGGCATCAAAATCAAGGATCCCGGCTGCGTATCCAAGACCTATCCGCGATTTTTTGTCGATCTAGCCTCGCTGGGCTGAGGCCAGCGGAAAGCGCAAGCTTAATTGGGTCACCGGCGCCGGCTTTGGCGTCGGCGAACCCGTCGACCGGGCCCATCCCAGCTTCGCGCAAAGGCGAGTGAAGACCAGCTCCAGCTCGCGTTCGTAAGCCGGAGCGTAGCTATTGGCGGCGTACATGCGCTCCAGGCCAGGCGCCGACTCAGGCAGACGGCGGCGAATAAAAGGCAGGAAATAAGCCGCTGCCGCGGGCTTAAGAAACAGCGCGCGCCAGTAAACCGCGCGCGCTCCAGCCTGCTTGGCCGCCGTCATCACCTGCTCGATCGCCGAGGGAGAATCGGTAAGACCCGGAATCATCGGCATCATCATTAGATTGCAAGCGATCCCTGCCGTGCTCAGTTGACGCATCGCCTGCAGTCTCAGCTGGGGACGCGGCGCGCGCGGCTCCAACATCCGCTGCAGCGTGCGGTCGAGCGTAATCAGGGAAAAATTGACCGATAGTCGCGAGCGCTGCGCAATGGTGCATAACAAATCCAAGTCGCGTACGATCAGCGCAGATTTGGTTGTGATCGATAGCCGCAATTCACCCACTCGCGCAAATATCTCCAGCAGTGACCGAGTTACTTCGAACTGGCGCTCAGCGGGCTGGTAAGGATCGGTGGCAGTCCCAATCGCAATCGCCTCCCTGCCCAGCGCAGTGCGCGCCAAGCTGCGCTCCAGAATCTTCGCAGCCTGCTGCTTCACCAAGATCCGGTGTTCGAAATCCAGAGGGTCGGGCATATCGAGAAATTCGTGAGTATAGCGCGCGTAGCAATACACGCAGCCCATTTCACAGCCCCGGTAAGGGTTGATGGTCCAACCAAACGGCATCCGCCGGTTGGCACAACGATTGAGAATCTCGCGCACCGGCATCGAGTCGAATTCGATTCCGCGCCGACGTTGCGGCAGATTGCCGGGTGAGGGCCGGTCCATACTTTCGCTATTAATTCGCCATCCGGGGACAATGTCAAGGCGCTTTGACGCCGGTGCTTGCCCACGGGCCGTTGGGCGTGAAGCAAAACGTTCCGATCTCGTCCGAGCCAAGCATTTTCAGCGCCCTGCAAAGAGCGCAGGTGTGGACATGGGTGGTGCGGTCTATCAAAGATGGCGTCAGTTTGAGCATGCCGAGTAGTTCACGAGGAATTTGATGGAGGCGGTACAGACCCTAGCCGCGCCCGTTGACGCTCCAGCCAATACGCACAAATGGCTGATCGCCATCGCAGTGATGCTGGGATGCATCCTGGAACTGCTCGATACCACCATCGTCAACGTATCGCTGCCCCACATGCAGGGGAGCTTCTCGGCCAGCGTGGATGAGATCACATGGGTCGTAACCAGCTACCTGGTGGCCAATGGAATAATGATTCCGCTGACTGGCTGGATTTCAGGCCGCTTTGGGCGGAAACGGTACTTCCTGTTTTCGGTCAGTACTTTCGTCCTGGCCTCGGCCTGTTGCGGGTTGGCCCAAACCTTGGACCAGATTGTGCTGTTTCGCCTGCTGCAGGGGTTCGCGGGGGCGGCAATGCAGCCCTCTTCGCAAGCCATCATGATGGAAACCTTTCCGCCCGAAGAGCAGCAGATGGCGATGGCGACCTGGTCGATGGGGATTTCGGTGGCACCGGTCTTAGGACCGACGATCGGAGGCTGGATCACAGACAACTGGTCGTGGCGGTGGACCTTTTACATCAATGTGCCAATCGGCCTAATCGCCATCGTGATGGTAAGCCTATTTCTGCACGATCCTCCCTATCTAAAGCGGCTCAACCAGCGTATCGACTATTTTGGCATCATGCTGCTCACCCTGACCCTGGGCCTGACTCAACTGGTGGCCGACCGTGGGCAGCGCGCTGACTGGTTCGGCTCACCCTGGGTGGTCTATGCCTCGGTGAGCGCACTAACCGCGGGGGTAATTTT
Encoded here:
- the aroA gene encoding 3-phosphoshikimate 1-carboxyvinyltransferase; translation: MTDQVEIRPLLGKLAASVTVPGSKSITNRALLMAAMAPGESTLSSALISDDTRYMIGALRELGFTVRVNESLGEVEVNGGAGKIPCSQANLFVGGSGTAMRFLAGFLTLGQGAYRLDGNARMRQRPIGNLLQALSNLGLAVRSEHDNGCPPVLIEVNGSGFKGGATRIDASLSSQFVSALLLPAPLWPEGLRLTIDGLAAEPFVLMTLRLMQRAGIRCTMDGNAALIPGGQHYRCGHTTIEADASSASYFAAAAVICAGRVRLNHLRRDSVQGDVHFLDLLEQMGARVTWQEDAVEVAGGDFLRGMDVDMSGLPDMVPTLAVLAPFAHSPTTIRKVQFIRHHESDRLHALANELARLGVTVDERPDGLVIYPATPKAASVETYDDHRIAMSFSVLGLRVPGIKIKDPGCVSKTYPRFFVDLASLG
- a CDS encoding radical SAM protein produces the protein MDRPSPGNLPQRRRGIEFDSMPVREILNRCANRRMPFGWTINPYRGCEMGCVYCYARYTHEFLDMPDPLDFEHRILVKQQAAKILERSLARTALGREAIAIGTATDPYQPAERQFEVTRSLLEIFARVGELRLSITTKSALIVRDLDLLCTIAQRSRLSVNFSLITLDRTLQRMLEPRAPRPQLRLQAMRQLSTAGIACNLMMMPMIPGLTDSPSAIEQVMTAAKQAGARAVYWRALFLKPAAAAYFLPFIRRRLPESAPGLERMYAANSYAPAYERELELVFTRLCAKLGWARSTGSPTPKPAPVTQLSLRFPLASAQRG